A genomic segment from Triplophysa dalaica isolate WHDGS20190420 chromosome 22, ASM1584641v1, whole genome shotgun sequence encodes:
- the LOC130411723 gene encoding hatching enzyme 1.2-like codes for MLLFLLLVGCVCQVWGGPLEKQKTSEIQYDEGYINSLSEKRPLPTNGEVALADVEDDAVQEGDILMPRDRNAVSTLWQKMGQNVEVPYEIDLDLEDRIQDITDALAMISDKTCITFHQHTYETDYMYFSYGEGCASSVGCVGGEQRIVIGHKCSVGNICHEILHALGLYHEHSRIDRDQYITIISENIKSGMEKNFLAKDGNTLGLQYDLESILHYGNNYFSSNGGPTIVSKDNTVTIGQRTRLTALDVQKIRKLYQCVRR; via the exons atgcttttgttccttttattgGTGGGATGTGTTTGTCAAG tGTGGGGGGGACCTTTGGAAAAACAGAAGACCTCTGAAATCCAGTATGATGAAG GATACATTAACTCGCTGAGTGAAAAACGTCCATTGCCAACAAATGGTGAAGTAGCGCTGG CGGATGTGGAAGATGATGCTGTTCAGGAGGGGGATATCCTGATGCCT CGTGACAGAAATGCAGTGAGTACACTGTGGCAAAAAATGGGTCAGAATGTGGAAGTGCCGTATGAAATCGATTTAGATCTtg AGGACCGGATTCAAGACATAACTGATGCTTTAGCAATGATCAGTGACAAGACGTGCATCACGTTTCATCAGCATACATATGAAACAGACTACATGTACTTCTCTTACGGTGAAGG GTGTGCGTCTTCCGTTGGCTGTGTGGGGGGTGAACAGCGTATTGTGATTGGGCATAAGTGTTCTGTTGGAAACATCTGCCACGAGATCCTTCATGCTCTCGGCCTGTACCACGAGCATTCACGAATCGATCGTGACCAATATATTACTATAATTTCTGAAAACATTAAATCTG GGATGGAAAAAAATTTTCTGGCGAAAGATGGAAACACTCTTGGCCTTCAGTATGACCTGGAATCTATCTTGCATTATGGAAA CAATTATTTCTCAAGCAATGGAGGACCTACAATTGTGTCCAAAGACAACACTGTGACGATCGGCCAGAGAACAAGGTTGACTGCGCTGGATGTGCAGAAAATCCGGAAGCTGTATCAATGTG TGAGAAGATAA
- the LOC130411724 gene encoding alpha-2B adrenergic receptor-like yields MTAIPDVSCRSETGIEICNQSSPHYSPEATAAFATAMMLVILFTIFGNILVIIAVLTCHSLRGPQNLFLVSLAAADILVATLIIPFTLAKELMDYWYFTSVWCEIILALDVLFCTSSIIHLCAISLDRYLSVSQPILYGTQRTPRKIKGAILVVWLISAVISFPPLISMNKTQEPEGGDGPQCELNNEPWYILYSSIGSFFAPCLIMILVYVRIYQIAKKHTQCPPGEPRKDGAGAIPQAAVQRGSLDNGKAQGGVNLVNASILAPSSSVQPALRTETVTYQPHLPAVETQQQMKPPKKKRGNNNEDSSSSGSDEEVERRHDANGTTSNVGTLDPGHQTSPVLTYRNVIATSKGIQLASPNIQQTPAGTPNTRKKAMINREKRFTFVLAVVIGVFVICWFPFFFTYSLTAVCPKACKVPEPLFKFFFWIGYCNSALNPLIYTIFNRDFRKAFKKILCKKCNVFSFLRNQSFTIEQ; encoded by the coding sequence ATGACTGCAATTCCAGACGTTTCGTGTCGTTCAGAGACCGGCATTGAAATATGCAACCAGAGCTCTCCACACTATTCCCCTGAAGCCACCGCTGCGTTTGCCACAGCCATGATGCTAGTAATCCTCTTCACCATCTTTGGAAACATTCTGGTAATCATCGCCGTTCTGACGTGCCATTCTCTGCGAGGGCCGCAGAATCTTTTCCTGGTCTCACTGGCCGCAGCAGACATTCTGGTGGCCACATTAATCATCCCGTTTACCCTAGCCAAAGAACTCATGGACTACTGGTACTTCACATCGGTTTGGTGCGAGATCATCTTGGCGCTCGATGTGCTCTTCTGTACCTCCTCCATCATACACCTGTGTGCCATCAGCCTGGACCGATACCTTTCTGTCTCCCAGCCGATCCTGTACGGCACCCAGCGGACTCCTCGCAAGATCAAAGGGGCAATTCTGGTGGTGTGGCTCATCTCTGCTGTCATCTCATTCCCCCCTCTTATCTCCATGAACAAAACTCAGGAGCCCGAGGGAGGGGATGGCCCACAATGTGAACTGAATAATGAGCCGTGGTACATCCTCTACTCCTCCATCGGGTCCTTCTTCGCTCCCTGCCTCATCATGATCCTGGTGTATGTTCGCATCTACCAGATCGCCAAGAAGCACACGCAATGTCCTCCAGGAGAGCCcaggaaggatggagcgggtgCCATCCCACAGGCAGCAGTCCAAAGAGGCTCACTAGACAACGGCAAAGCACAGGGAGGTGTCAATCTTGTGAATGCCTCCATTCTGGCTCCCTCGTCCTCCGTTCAGCCTGCTCTCAGAACCGAAACGGTTACATACCAGCCGCATCTACCCGCCGTCGAAACCCAGCAGCAGATGAAACCCCCGAAGAAGAAAAGGGGCAACAACAATGAGGACAGTTCAAGTTCTGGCTCAGATGAAGAGGTTGAGAGGAGACACGATGCCAACGGGACGACCTCCAATGTGGGGACGCTGGATCCCGGCCACCAAACTTCCCCAGTCCTGACGTACAGGAACGTAATCGCTACATCAAAGGGGATCCAGTTGGCATCTCCAAACATCCAGCAGACACCCGCCGGGACGCCAAACACAAGGAAAAAAGCCATGATCAACCGAGAGAAGCGCTTCACCTTTGTTCTGGCGGTTGTTATTGGAGTTTTCGTAATCTGCTGGTTTCCATTTTTTTTCACCTACAGCTTGACGGCCGTTTGTCCGAAGGCCTGTAAGGTGCCCGAACCACTGTTTAAATTCTTCTTCTGGATTGGCTACTGTAACAGCGCCCTGAATCCGTTAATCTATACCATCTTTAACAGGGACTTTCGGAAAGCATTCAAAAAGATTTTGTGCAAAAAGTgtaatgttttttcctttttaagaaATCAATCCTTCACTATAGAGCAGTGA